A genomic window from Streptomyces brevispora includes:
- a CDS encoding purple acid phosphatase family protein, which produces MDIPRFGIPEKLADRMSMAEQHDYLRTRLTRRGALRTGVATAAVAGLGASLTASPAYAAPTVLTSHSSTRVDGSLVAPFGRHLAYGADPRTQMAVSWQVPFAVRRPYIRIGLKPWALSRKIDAEVRHLTTPRLNDGKIAAAEQYYVHAGLERLKPGTTYYYGVGHDGFDPADTRNLGTLGTFTTAPSHAGTFTFTAFGDQGVSYHALGNDQLILGQNPAFHLHAGDICYADPSGSGRTSDTYDARTWDQFLAQTETVSKTVPWMVTTGNHDMEAWYSPDGYGGQNARWTLPDNGPDPVNQPGAYSFVHGNVGVIALDANDVSYEIPANFGISGGKQTRWLDRRLGELRARHDIDFLVVFFHHCAFSTTNAHASDGGVRDAWVPLFEKHQVDLVINGHNHVYERTDAILRNAVQRRVPIGERTDPTRDGIVYVTAGGAGKALYDFPAPDSYEGHVADLESVNTYHVVKGGGRATETVEWSRVRYTGFSFLAVEVEAGRHARMKVTALAESGERIDHFEISRG; this is translated from the coding sequence ATGGACATCCCCCGATTCGGAATCCCCGAGAAGCTCGCCGACCGCATGAGCATGGCCGAGCAGCACGACTACCTGCGCACCCGGCTGACCCGGCGCGGCGCGCTGCGTACCGGCGTGGCGACCGCCGCCGTCGCCGGTCTCGGCGCCTCCCTGACCGCCTCTCCGGCGTACGCCGCGCCGACGGTGCTCACCTCGCACAGCTCCACCCGGGTGGACGGCTCGCTGGTCGCCCCGTTCGGCCGGCACCTGGCCTACGGCGCCGACCCGAGGACGCAGATGGCGGTCTCCTGGCAGGTTCCGTTCGCCGTGCGGCGGCCGTACATCCGGATCGGCCTCAAGCCGTGGGCGCTGAGCCGGAAGATCGACGCCGAGGTGCGCCACCTCACCACGCCGCGGCTGAACGACGGCAAGATCGCGGCGGCCGAGCAGTACTACGTACACGCGGGCCTGGAGCGGCTGAAGCCCGGCACGACGTACTACTACGGCGTCGGCCACGACGGTTTCGACCCGGCCGACACCCGCAACCTGGGCACGCTCGGCACCTTCACCACCGCGCCCTCGCACGCCGGGACCTTCACCTTCACCGCCTTCGGCGACCAGGGCGTCAGCTACCACGCACTCGGCAACGACCAGCTGATCCTGGGCCAGAACCCCGCCTTCCACCTGCACGCGGGCGACATCTGCTACGCCGACCCGTCGGGCTCCGGCCGGACGAGCGACACCTATGACGCCCGCACCTGGGACCAGTTCCTGGCGCAGACGGAAACCGTGTCGAAGACCGTGCCGTGGATGGTCACCACCGGGAACCACGACATGGAGGCCTGGTACTCGCCGGACGGCTACGGCGGCCAGAACGCCCGCTGGACGCTGCCGGACAACGGGCCGGACCCCGTGAACCAGCCCGGCGCGTACTCCTTCGTGCACGGAAACGTGGGCGTGATCGCGCTCGACGCCAATGACGTCTCGTACGAGATCCCCGCGAACTTCGGCATCAGCGGCGGCAAGCAGACGCGCTGGCTGGACCGGCGGCTGGGTGAGCTGCGGGCACGCCACGACATCGACTTCCTGGTGGTCTTCTTCCACCACTGCGCCTTCTCCACGACCAACGCCCACGCCTCGGACGGCGGGGTCCGGGACGCCTGGGTGCCGCTCTTCGAGAAGCACCAGGTGGACCTGGTCATCAACGGCCACAACCACGTCTACGAGCGCACCGACGCGATCCTGCGGAACGCCGTCCAGCGCAGGGTGCCGATCGGCGAGCGCACCGACCCCACGCGGGACGGCATCGTGTACGTCACCGCGGGCGGCGCGGGCAAGGCGCTGTACGACTTCCCGGCACCCGACAGCTACGAGGGGCACGTCGCGGATCTGGAGAGCGTGAACACGTACCACGTGGTCAAGGGCGGCGGAAGGGCCACCGAGACCGTCGAGTGGTCACGGGTGCGCTACACCGGCTTCTCGTTCCTCGCGGTGGAGGTGGAGGCCGGGCGGCACGCCCGGATGAAGGTCACCGCGCTCGCCGAGTCCGGTGAGCGCATCGACCACTTCGAGATCAGCCGCGGCTGA
- a CDS encoding 3-isopropylmalate dehydrogenase translates to MSRSINLAVIPGDGIGQEVVAQGLKVLNAVLPQDVKLETKEYDLGAQRWHRTGETLPDAELEALKGHDAILLGAIGDPSVPSGVLERGLLLKLRFAFDHFINLRPSKLFPNTETPLAGRPDIDFVVVREGTEGPYTGNGGSLRTGTEHEVATEVSLNTAFGVERVVRDAFERAAARPRKKLTLVHKNNVLVYAGHLWKNTFDKVAAEYPQVTTDYLHVDAATIFFVTQPERFDVIVTDNLFGDILTDLAAAVSGGIGLAASGNINPTGAFPSMFEPVHGSAPDIAGQGKADPTATILSVALLLRHLGYEAQAVRIEDAVSADLAEREGTARTTEEIGDALAVRVAG, encoded by the coding sequence ATGTCTCGCAGCATCAATCTCGCAGTGATCCCCGGTGACGGTATCGGCCAGGAGGTCGTGGCCCAGGGCCTCAAGGTCCTCAACGCTGTTCTCCCGCAGGATGTGAAGCTGGAGACCAAGGAGTACGACCTTGGTGCCCAGCGCTGGCACCGCACCGGCGAAACCCTCCCGGACGCGGAGCTGGAAGCCCTCAAGGGCCACGACGCCATCCTGCTCGGCGCGATCGGTGACCCGTCAGTGCCGTCCGGCGTCCTGGAGCGGGGGCTGCTGCTGAAGCTGCGCTTCGCCTTCGACCACTTCATCAACCTGCGGCCGTCGAAGCTGTTCCCGAACACCGAGACCCCGCTGGCCGGCCGTCCGGACATCGACTTCGTCGTCGTCCGAGAGGGGACCGAGGGCCCGTACACCGGCAACGGCGGTTCGCTGCGCACCGGTACCGAGCACGAGGTCGCCACCGAGGTCAGCCTCAACACCGCCTTCGGTGTCGAGCGGGTCGTCCGGGACGCCTTCGAGCGGGCCGCCGCCCGTCCGCGCAAGAAGCTGACGCTGGTCCACAAGAACAACGTCCTCGTCTACGCGGGTCACCTGTGGAAGAACACCTTCGACAAGGTGGCGGCCGAGTACCCCCAGGTCACCACCGACTACCTGCACGTCGACGCCGCGACGATCTTCTTCGTCACCCAGCCGGAGCGCTTCGACGTCATCGTCACCGACAACCTCTTCGGTGACATCCTGACCGACCTCGCCGCGGCCGTCTCCGGCGGCATCGGCCTGGCGGCCTCGGGCAACATCAACCCGACGGGCGCCTTCCCGTCGATGTTCGAACCGGTCCACGGCTCCGCCCCCGACATCGCGGGCCAGGGCAAGGCCGACCCGACCGCCACGATCCTCTCCGTCGCCCTCCTGCTGCGCCACCTCGGCTACGAGGCCCAGGCCGTACGCATCGAGGACGCGGTCTCCGCCGACCTCGCGGAGCGCGAGGGCACCGCCCGTACCACCGAAGAGATCGGCGACGCGCTCGCGGTACGCGTAGCGGGCTGA
- a CDS encoding branched-chain amino acid aminotransferase, protein MTTPTIELKPSSNPLSDAEREAILVKPGFGRYFTDHMVTIKWTEGRGWHDAQLVPYAPLSIDPANMTLHYGQEIFEGLKAYRQPDGSVATFRPEANAERFRSSARRLAMPELPVETFVAACDALVQQDAAWVPEHGGEESLYLRPFMIAAEVGLGVRPANEYLFLVIASPAGAYFPGGVKPVSIWLSEDRVRAVPGGMGDAKTGGNYAASLLAQAEAATKGCDQVAYLDAVEHKWVEELGGMNLYFVYGNRIVTPTLTGSLLAGITRDSLLTLAADLGHQPEESRVSIDQWRDDSANGTLTEVFACGTAAVITPVGTVKSAGGEWTQGDGTPGPVTLRLRERLLDIQRGIVEDTHGWMHPLG, encoded by the coding sequence ATGACGACGCCCACGATCGAGCTCAAGCCCTCCTCGAACCCGCTGTCCGACGCGGAGCGCGAGGCGATCCTGGTCAAGCCCGGATTCGGCCGCTACTTCACCGATCACATGGTGACGATCAAGTGGACCGAAGGCCGTGGCTGGCACGACGCCCAGCTCGTCCCGTACGCGCCGCTGTCGATCGACCCGGCCAACATGACGCTGCACTACGGCCAGGAGATCTTCGAGGGCCTCAAGGCGTACCGCCAGCCCGACGGCTCGGTCGCCACCTTCCGCCCCGAGGCCAACGCCGAGCGTTTCCGGTCCTCCGCGCGCCGGCTCGCCATGCCGGAACTTCCCGTCGAGACGTTCGTCGCGGCCTGCGACGCCCTCGTCCAGCAGGACGCGGCCTGGGTCCCGGAGCACGGCGGTGAGGAGTCGCTGTACCTGCGCCCGTTCATGATCGCGGCCGAGGTCGGCCTCGGCGTGCGGCCCGCCAACGAGTACCTCTTCCTGGTGATCGCCTCGCCGGCCGGCGCGTACTTCCCCGGCGGGGTGAAGCCGGTCTCCATCTGGCTCTCCGAGGACCGGGTGCGCGCCGTCCCCGGCGGCATGGGCGACGCCAAGACCGGCGGCAACTACGCCGCGTCCCTGCTCGCCCAGGCCGAGGCCGCGACGAAGGGCTGCGACCAGGTCGCCTACCTCGACGCCGTCGAGCACAAGTGGGTCGAGGAGCTCGGCGGGATGAACCTGTACTTCGTGTACGGGAACAGGATCGTCACCCCGACGCTGACCGGCTCGCTGCTCGCGGGCATCACCCGTGACTCGCTGCTCACGCTCGCCGCGGACCTCGGCCACCAGCCCGAGGAGAGCCGCGTCTCGATCGACCAGTGGCGCGACGACTCGGCGAACGGCACGCTCACCGAGGTCTTCGCCTGCGGCACCGCCGCCGTCATCACCCCCGTCGGCACGGTGAAGAGCGCCGGCGGCGAGTGGACCCAGGGCGACGGCACGCCCGGCCCGGTCACCCTCCGGCTGCGCGAGCGCCTGCTGGACATCCAGCGCGGCATCGTCGAGGACACCCACGGGTGGATGCACCCGCTCGGCTAG